The Pyrenophora tritici-repentis strain M4 chromosome 8, whole genome shotgun sequence genome contains a region encoding:
- a CDS encoding methyltransferase MppJ — protein sequence MVDSNRDVAYIFNSAIAAASIGAAWEIGLLDQLRNGNKTDVKEFAAQHDLHYDSIHGLVTALAVVHVVEYDNHTATAGKLFDEVYRSKSIFHWLTLGSGGLLSRMQYVVRNENRTGKFYQRDSVAISYASKDISREHFDPAFWLAMDGIDYKIHSVVDLGSGSGERLMEILERYPGTVGLGVDIAKPSTEVARSDAIKRGFGDRLSFVVGDVRALSYRDEFAQVDLLTCFMMGHDFWPRENCIATLQKLRTAFPKVRRFLLGDGTRILLNTDKTHCKYSTNVDNVPIFTLGFEFGHAMMGVYIPTLEEWEGVFEEGGWRCVKKHLIRSFTLSVIFELERL from the coding sequence ATGGTCGATTCAAATCGCGACGTCGCCTATATATTTAACTCGGCCATCGCTGCCGCATCAATCGGCGCTGCCTGGGAAATTGGGCTGCTTGATCAACTCCGGAACGGAAATAAGACGGATGTCAAAGAATTTGCAGCGCAACATGACCTACATTATGACTCTATCCACGGCTTAGTCACCGCGCTGGCTGTCGTACATGTGGTCGAGTACGACAACCACACAGCCACGGCTGGCAAGCTATTTGATGAGGTCTACCGATCGAAATCCATTTTCCATTGGCTCACTCTTGGGTCAGGTGGACTCCTCTCGCGTATGCAGTACGTGGTACGGAACGAAAATCGCACAGGAAAATTCTACCAACGAGACTCGGTTGCGATCTCGTACGCTTCCAAAGACATCAGCCGCGAACATTTCGACCCAGCATTTTGGCTAGCTATGGATGGAATCGATTATAAAATCCATTCGGTCGTTGATCTAGGAAGTGGAAGCGGCGAGCGGTTAATGGAGATCCTTGAAAGATATCCTGGGACTGTTGGTCTCGGCGTAGATATCGCTAAACCGTCCACAGAGGTCGCTAGGTCCGACGCGATTAAGCGTGGCTTTGGAGATCGGTTGTCTTTTGTTGTGGGTGACGTGCGCGCATTGAGCTACCGCGACGAGTTTGCTCAGGTCGATCTTCTAACATGCTTTATGATGGGCCACGATTTCTGGCCTCGAGAGAACTGTATTGCTACACTCCAAAAGTTGCGTACTGCCTTTCCTAAGGTCCGCCGCTTTCTCCTCGGTGACGGTACTCGGATCCTACTGAACACCGATAAAACTCACTGCAAGTACTCAACCAACGTCGACAATGTGCCTATCTTTACTTTGGGCTTTGAATTTGGTCACGCTATGATGGGAGTCTATATTCCGACACTTGAAGAATGGGAAGGTGTCTTTGAGGAGGGTGGATGGCGTTGTGTAAAAAAGCATCTTATTAGGTCTTTCACGTTATCCGTAATTTTTGAACTAGAGAGGCTATAA
- a CDS encoding IlvE, Branched-chain amino acid aminotransferase-4-amino-4-deoxychorismate lyase, whose protein sequence is MSGFPPPPVATIDWNKADNNRQVYEVNGHIESTYSKTTGEWTPLKFVSDPYMRVHGMSPALNYGQQALEGFKAFRTPGDPGRIVLFRPNLNAIRFQHSSIVLSMPPVPVEMFLRACRAAVALNANYVPPYESGGALYVRPQLYGTSAHLGLSAPSEYTFCVFVVPTTCAHLGTQPVKALILDDFDRAAPKGTGHAKVGGNYAPVIRWSDKARAEGFGITLHLDSVHHKEVDEFSSCAFIGVHSQGDSNITLVVPDSRCTIDSVTSDSVQHIAQQLGWKVEKRPVDYKELPSFSEVLGVGTSVVLIPIKSITRRSITQGMPSTPRLQVEAESEIITYLSEEQNKGGLVFSTLLNQLSAIQRGKAYDEFGWLFTVHEEDRNI, encoded by the exons ATGTCGGGTTTTCCGCCTCCTCCAGTAGCTACTATTGATTGGAACAAAGCCGACAATAACCGTCAAGTATATGAAG TAAATGGTCACATTGAATCCACGTACTCGAAAACCACTGGGGAATGGACACCTCTTAAGTTCGTTTCAGATCCTTATATGCGCGTCCACGGCATGTCGCCAGCTCTGAACTACGGCCAACAGGCTTTAGAAGGGTTCAAAGCCTTCCGTACGCCTGGCGATCCCGGTAGAATTGTCCTGTTCCGTCCCAACCTCAACGCCATCCGCTTTCAGCATTCAAGCATCGTCCTTTCGATGCCGCCTGTCCCCGTTGAGATGTTTCTCCGAGCTTGCAGGGCTGCTGTAGCTCTGAACGCTAACTACGTTCCACCGTATGAGTCCGGGGGAGCGCTTTATGTTCGACCGCAGCTGTATGGGACAAGCGCTCACCTTGGACTCAGTGCACCAAGTGAGTATACATTCTGTGTCTTTGTAGTTCCGACAACATGTGCCCACCTTGGAACACAGCCAGTTAAGGCACTTATCTTAGACGATTTTGACCGCGCAGCACCAAAGGGTACAGGTCACGCAAAGGTGGGTGGAAATTATGCACCCGTAATTCGTTGGAGCGACAAGGCACGCGCAGAAGGATTTGGTATCACACTACACTTAGACAGTGTGCATCACAAAGAGGTCGATGAGTTTAGCTCTTGCGCATTCATTGGCGTGCACTCCCAGGGCGATTCAAACATAACATTAGTGGTACCTGACTCTCGTTGCACAATCGATAGCGTCACGAGCGACAGTGTTCAGCATATCGCTCAACAATTGGGATGGAAGGTGGAAAAGCGCCCTGTCGATTACAAAGAGTTGCCCTCTTTTAGCGAAGTCCTTGGAGTGGGGACTTCAGTGGTCCTAATACCGATCAAATCCATCACTCGACGATCTATTACACAAGGAATGCCTAGCACTCCACGCCTCCAAGTTGAGGCTGAGTCTGAGATTATTACATATCTATCCGAAGAACAAAACAAGGGTGGTTTAGTGTTTTCCACGTTGTTGAATCAACTGAGCGCCATCCAACGGGGCAAGGCCTACGACGAGTTTGGATGGCTTTTTACTGTGCACGAAGAAGACCGAAATATCTAA